One Aegilops tauschii subsp. strangulata cultivar AL8/78 chromosome 7, Aet v6.0, whole genome shotgun sequence genomic window carries:
- the LOC109746835 gene encoding YTH domain-containing protein ECT4 isoform X3, which yields MYNEEPSMMYHGGYGYDPYAHYSPISTPVPSGVSGDGQLYSPQQFSSAPYYQQPLQPDMAYLGSPTPVSQGETMMPIDPTQSAFIADTLSPNSFHFGPRPEWFRSSQGTGSFLSPATSPQPFGDVSGAFGQSNFPMASGMMPPQQKSFYGFGTPSDSYGRRFSHRGSFPHATNYGSPFPGYGLNGRSLIPVDKERRRGRGNALLCSFVGSLDFLNEQSRGPRSTRPKKQPEDNSKDEKSSAGLDQGSYNRTDFVTEYKNARFFIIKSYSEDNVHKSIKYGVWASTTNGNKKLDGAYHEVKKEEHCPIFLLFSVNASAQFCGVAEMTGPVNFEKSVNYWQQDKWTGQFPVNWHILKDVPNNLFRHIILENNEHKPVTNSRDTQEVKLEQGREMLKIFKDHEEDASILDDFNFYEEREKALLENKARLYQQQQISSSSVAEPKKPSTVPTDLVGHIAKNYSFLEPKKPLTVPTDMVGHITKTFAQAVRLGKAKSVSPLGKKGPAGDLSVAAKPVEVRESD from the exons ATGTACAACGAGGAACCTTCCATGATGTACCATGGTGGCTATGGTTATGACCCTTATGCTCATTATTCTCCTATCTCGACACCAGTACCGTCTGGTGTTAGTGGAGATGGTCAGCTCTACTCTCCTCAGCAGTTCTCCTCGGCTCCTTACTACCAGCAACCATTACAGCCTGACATGGCATATTTAGGCTCTCCTACTCCAGTATCACAGGGTGAGACAATGATGCCAATTGACCCAACACAAAGTGCTTTTATCGCTGACACTCTGAGTCCAAACAGCTTCCATTTTGGACCAAGACCAG AATGGTTTAGATCGTCACAAGGAACTGGTTCGTTTCTATCACCTGCAACTTCACCTCAACCTTTTGGTGACGTTTCAGGGGCATTCGGACAAAGCAACTTTCCTATGGCTTCTGGGATG ATGCCCCCTCAGCAGAAGTCCTTCTATGGTTTTGGAACCCCTAGTGACTCTTACGGAAGAAGGTTCTCTCATCGTGGGAGTTTCCCACATGCCACTAATTATGGCAGTCCTTTCCCTGGCTATGGCCTGAATGGTAGAAGTTTGATTCCAGTTGACAAAGAGCGCAGGAGAGGGAGGGGTAATGCTTTGTTATGCAGCTTTGTTGGTTCACTTGATTTCCTCAATGAGCAAAGCCGTGGTCCACGTTCCACCAGGCCTAAGAAGCAACCAGAGGATAACAGTAAAGATGAGAAGTCTTCTGCTGGACTTGACCAGGGGTCGTACAACAGGACTGATTTTGTTACAGAGTACAAAAATGCTAGATTTTTTATCATAAAATCATACAGCGAAGATAATGTGCACAAGAGCATCAAATATGGTGTTTGGGCTAGCACCACAAATGGAAACAAGAAACTAGACGGGGCCTATCATGaagtaaagaaggaagaacactGTCCCATTTTTCTGTTGTTTTCG GTGAACGCTAGCGCACAGTTCTGCGGTGTTGCGGAGATGACTGGACCAGTGAATTTTGAGAAGAGTGTGAACTACTGGCAGCAAGATAAGTGGACTGGCCAGTTCCCTGTTAATTGGCACATACTGAAGGATGTTCCAAATAATCTCTTCCGCCATATAATTCTTGAAAACAATGAGCACAAGCCGGTAACCAACAGCCGGGACACACAAGAG GTGAAACTGGAACAAGGACGGGAGATGCTGAAAATCTTCAAGGACCATGAGGAGGATGCGTCGATCCTCGATGACTTTAACTTTTACGAGGAACGTGAGAAAGCCCTGCTGGAGAATAAGGCAAGGCTGTATCAGCAACAACAGATATCCAGCTCCAGTGTCGCTGAGCCCAAGAAGCCGTCGACTGTACCAACTGACCTGGTGGGTCATATCGCCAAGAATTATAGCTTTCTTGAGCCCAAGAAGCCCTTGACTGTACCCACTGACATGGTGGGTCATATCACCAAGACTTTTGCACAGGCTGTTCGGCTTGGCAAGGCCAAGAGTGTGAGCCCTCTGGGCAAGAAAGGCCCTGCTGGGGATTTATCTGTTGCTGCGAAGCCTGTCGAGGTCAGAGAGAGCGACTAG
- the LOC109746835 gene encoding YTH domain-containing protein ECT4 isoform X1 → MESASERTGAMDSPEPRIETIPRKDEKTVKPTISLDSSVINLPSEGQVQAVTSNIGEEHSAAYPQHIYSSQAEPFYYQGTGYENLPNECDVYPPYTSVDGLEVGPAVMYNEEPSMMYHGGYGYDPYAHYSPISTPVPSGVSGDGQLYSPQQFSSAPYYQQPLQPDMAYLGSPTPVSQGETMMPIDPTQSAFIADTLSPNSFHFGPRPEWFRSSQGTGSFLSPATSPQPFGDVSGAFGQSNFPMASGMMPPQQKSFYGFGTPSDSYGRRFSHRGSFPHATNYGSPFPGYGLNGRSLIPVDKERRRGRGNALLCSFVGSLDFLNEQSRGPRSTRPKKQPEDNSKDEKSSAGLDQGSYNRTDFVTEYKNARFFIIKSYSEDNVHKSIKYGVWASTTNGNKKLDGAYHEVKKEEHCPIFLLFSVNASAQFCGVAEMTGPVNFEKSVNYWQQDKWTGQFPVNWHILKDVPNNLFRHIILENNEHKPVTNSRDTQEVKLEQGREMLKIFKDHEEDASILDDFNFYEEREKALLENKARLYQQQQISSSSVAEPKKPSTVPTDLVGHIAKNYSFLEPKKPLTVPTDMVGHITKTFAQAVRLGKAKSVSPLGKKGPAGDLSVAAKPVEVRESD, encoded by the exons ATGGAATCGGCATCGGAGAGGACTG GCGCTATGGATTCACCGGAGCCAAGAATCGAG ACCATTCCTAGGAAGGATGAGAAAACTGTTAAACCCACCATTTCACTTGATTCAAGTGTTATCAATCTACCAAGTGAAGGACAAGTCCAGGCGGTCACATCCAACATAGGTGAGGAACATAGTGCTGCATATCCACAACACATTTATTCATCGCAAGCAGAACCATTCTATTACCAAG GTACAGGATATGAGAACCTTCCAAATGAATGCGATGTATATCCTCCCTATACGAGTGTTGATGGATTGGAAGTGGGTCCAGCG GTTATGTACAACGAGGAACCTTCCATGATGTACCATGGTGGCTATGGTTATGACCCTTATGCTCATTATTCTCCTATCTCGACACCAGTACCGTCTGGTGTTAGTGGAGATGGTCAGCTCTACTCTCCTCAGCAGTTCTCCTCGGCTCCTTACTACCAGCAACCATTACAGCCTGACATGGCATATTTAGGCTCTCCTACTCCAGTATCACAGGGTGAGACAATGATGCCAATTGACCCAACACAAAGTGCTTTTATCGCTGACACTCTGAGTCCAAACAGCTTCCATTTTGGACCAAGACCAG AATGGTTTAGATCGTCACAAGGAACTGGTTCGTTTCTATCACCTGCAACTTCACCTCAACCTTTTGGTGACGTTTCAGGGGCATTCGGACAAAGCAACTTTCCTATGGCTTCTGGGATG ATGCCCCCTCAGCAGAAGTCCTTCTATGGTTTTGGAACCCCTAGTGACTCTTACGGAAGAAGGTTCTCTCATCGTGGGAGTTTCCCACATGCCACTAATTATGGCAGTCCTTTCCCTGGCTATGGCCTGAATGGTAGAAGTTTGATTCCAGTTGACAAAGAGCGCAGGAGAGGGAGGGGTAATGCTTTGTTATGCAGCTTTGTTGGTTCACTTGATTTCCTCAATGAGCAAAGCCGTGGTCCACGTTCCACCAGGCCTAAGAAGCAACCAGAGGATAACAGTAAAGATGAGAAGTCTTCTGCTGGACTTGACCAGGGGTCGTACAACAGGACTGATTTTGTTACAGAGTACAAAAATGCTAGATTTTTTATCATAAAATCATACAGCGAAGATAATGTGCACAAGAGCATCAAATATGGTGTTTGGGCTAGCACCACAAATGGAAACAAGAAACTAGACGGGGCCTATCATGaagtaaagaaggaagaacactGTCCCATTTTTCTGTTGTTTTCG GTGAACGCTAGCGCACAGTTCTGCGGTGTTGCGGAGATGACTGGACCAGTGAATTTTGAGAAGAGTGTGAACTACTGGCAGCAAGATAAGTGGACTGGCCAGTTCCCTGTTAATTGGCACATACTGAAGGATGTTCCAAATAATCTCTTCCGCCATATAATTCTTGAAAACAATGAGCACAAGCCGGTAACCAACAGCCGGGACACACAAGAG GTGAAACTGGAACAAGGACGGGAGATGCTGAAAATCTTCAAGGACCATGAGGAGGATGCGTCGATCCTCGATGACTTTAACTTTTACGAGGAACGTGAGAAAGCCCTGCTGGAGAATAAGGCAAGGCTGTATCAGCAACAACAGATATCCAGCTCCAGTGTCGCTGAGCCCAAGAAGCCGTCGACTGTACCAACTGACCTGGTGGGTCATATCGCCAAGAATTATAGCTTTCTTGAGCCCAAGAAGCCCTTGACTGTACCCACTGACATGGTGGGTCATATCACCAAGACTTTTGCACAGGCTGTTCGGCTTGGCAAGGCCAAGAGTGTGAGCCCTCTGGGCAAGAAAGGCCCTGCTGGGGATTTATCTGTTGCTGCGAAGCCTGTCGAGGTCAGAGAGAGCGACTAG
- the LOC109746835 gene encoding YTH domain-containing protein ECT4 isoform X2: MESASERTGAMDSPEPRIETIPRKDEKTVKPTISLDSSVINLPSEGQVQAVTSNIGTGYENLPNECDVYPPYTSVDGLEVGPAVMYNEEPSMMYHGGYGYDPYAHYSPISTPVPSGVSGDGQLYSPQQFSSAPYYQQPLQPDMAYLGSPTPVSQGETMMPIDPTQSAFIADTLSPNSFHFGPRPEWFRSSQGTGSFLSPATSPQPFGDVSGAFGQSNFPMASGMMPPQQKSFYGFGTPSDSYGRRFSHRGSFPHATNYGSPFPGYGLNGRSLIPVDKERRRGRGNALLCSFVGSLDFLNEQSRGPRSTRPKKQPEDNSKDEKSSAGLDQGSYNRTDFVTEYKNARFFIIKSYSEDNVHKSIKYGVWASTTNGNKKLDGAYHEVKKEEHCPIFLLFSVNASAQFCGVAEMTGPVNFEKSVNYWQQDKWTGQFPVNWHILKDVPNNLFRHIILENNEHKPVTNSRDTQEVKLEQGREMLKIFKDHEEDASILDDFNFYEEREKALLENKARLYQQQQISSSSVAEPKKPSTVPTDLVGHIAKNYSFLEPKKPLTVPTDMVGHITKTFAQAVRLGKAKSVSPLGKKGPAGDLSVAAKPVEVRESD, translated from the exons ATGGAATCGGCATCGGAGAGGACTG GCGCTATGGATTCACCGGAGCCAAGAATCGAG ACCATTCCTAGGAAGGATGAGAAAACTGTTAAACCCACCATTTCACTTGATTCAAGTGTTATCAATCTACCAAGTGAAGGACAAGTCCAGGCGGTCACATCCAACATAG GTACAGGATATGAGAACCTTCCAAATGAATGCGATGTATATCCTCCCTATACGAGTGTTGATGGATTGGAAGTGGGTCCAGCG GTTATGTACAACGAGGAACCTTCCATGATGTACCATGGTGGCTATGGTTATGACCCTTATGCTCATTATTCTCCTATCTCGACACCAGTACCGTCTGGTGTTAGTGGAGATGGTCAGCTCTACTCTCCTCAGCAGTTCTCCTCGGCTCCTTACTACCAGCAACCATTACAGCCTGACATGGCATATTTAGGCTCTCCTACTCCAGTATCACAGGGTGAGACAATGATGCCAATTGACCCAACACAAAGTGCTTTTATCGCTGACACTCTGAGTCCAAACAGCTTCCATTTTGGACCAAGACCAG AATGGTTTAGATCGTCACAAGGAACTGGTTCGTTTCTATCACCTGCAACTTCACCTCAACCTTTTGGTGACGTTTCAGGGGCATTCGGACAAAGCAACTTTCCTATGGCTTCTGGGATG ATGCCCCCTCAGCAGAAGTCCTTCTATGGTTTTGGAACCCCTAGTGACTCTTACGGAAGAAGGTTCTCTCATCGTGGGAGTTTCCCACATGCCACTAATTATGGCAGTCCTTTCCCTGGCTATGGCCTGAATGGTAGAAGTTTGATTCCAGTTGACAAAGAGCGCAGGAGAGGGAGGGGTAATGCTTTGTTATGCAGCTTTGTTGGTTCACTTGATTTCCTCAATGAGCAAAGCCGTGGTCCACGTTCCACCAGGCCTAAGAAGCAACCAGAGGATAACAGTAAAGATGAGAAGTCTTCTGCTGGACTTGACCAGGGGTCGTACAACAGGACTGATTTTGTTACAGAGTACAAAAATGCTAGATTTTTTATCATAAAATCATACAGCGAAGATAATGTGCACAAGAGCATCAAATATGGTGTTTGGGCTAGCACCACAAATGGAAACAAGAAACTAGACGGGGCCTATCATGaagtaaagaaggaagaacactGTCCCATTTTTCTGTTGTTTTCG GTGAACGCTAGCGCACAGTTCTGCGGTGTTGCGGAGATGACTGGACCAGTGAATTTTGAGAAGAGTGTGAACTACTGGCAGCAAGATAAGTGGACTGGCCAGTTCCCTGTTAATTGGCACATACTGAAGGATGTTCCAAATAATCTCTTCCGCCATATAATTCTTGAAAACAATGAGCACAAGCCGGTAACCAACAGCCGGGACACACAAGAG GTGAAACTGGAACAAGGACGGGAGATGCTGAAAATCTTCAAGGACCATGAGGAGGATGCGTCGATCCTCGATGACTTTAACTTTTACGAGGAACGTGAGAAAGCCCTGCTGGAGAATAAGGCAAGGCTGTATCAGCAACAACAGATATCCAGCTCCAGTGTCGCTGAGCCCAAGAAGCCGTCGACTGTACCAACTGACCTGGTGGGTCATATCGCCAAGAATTATAGCTTTCTTGAGCCCAAGAAGCCCTTGACTGTACCCACTGACATGGTGGGTCATATCACCAAGACTTTTGCACAGGCTGTTCGGCTTGGCAAGGCCAAGAGTGTGAGCCCTCTGGGCAAGAAAGGCCCTGCTGGGGATTTATCTGTTGCTGCGAAGCCTGTCGAGGTCAGAGAGAGCGACTAG